Below is a window of Arabidopsis thaliana chromosome 2, partial sequence DNA.
TCTTGCTTTTGGATAAAACAATCAGTTTTCTTTGGCTAAATTTGGTATATTTCAGttcattttggtaaaatttagGATAAGAGTTCggtatttttggtttggtagTTCGATTGGCTTAGTTCTGAACTGGTACATTTGGATAAAATTTCAGTTTAGTATAGTCTATTAGTAATTTTACTTAAACTTAGAATTAAGTTTTGGTAAATTTAGTAAGGTGGTTCCGAACCGAACCGGTTGAGTTGGCTAACTCGGTTTGAACTGATACATAGTGGATTTGGATATGTATTTGTTGATATCTTGCTTTCAGATAAAcgttattattgtttgatgTTGAGAATATATTTGCAGATTTGCTAAAGTTTCAGATGCTGCGAAAACAGATTGGTCTGCGTTTACTAAAGGTTACTTCTTGAATAGAGACAGTCTTGTTTGTGTTCTACTTCTCATCGATGCAAGTGTTCCTCCTCAGAAGATTGATCTTGATTGTGCTAATTGGCTTGGTCGCAACAATGTATGTGGTACCAATTCTGGCTTTTGTGTGTTCAGTGAAATGTTGCTTTGAGGACTTGTTAAATGACGTTTTTCGATGATTTTTCAGGTACCGATGACTTTCGTGTTTACGAAATGCGATAAAATGAAAGCAACGAAAGGGAAAAGACCTGATGAGAACATTAAAGCTTTCCAACAAATCATTAGAGAGAATTTTAAAGTACATCCTCCTTGGATTTTGACGAGTAGTGTATCTGGTTTAGGCAGAGacgagcttcttcttcacatgtCGCAGCTGAGAAACTACTGGGATCAATAGGTAGCGCGTAAATTTCGTAAACAAATGTTCGAAAAGGTCGGTTTTGAATCATTGGTTATATCAAATTGTAGTTTTGTAATGTAACAGTAACTTTTGTATTTAAAGATAAGATCATAAAGTGTTACTACTACAGTTCTAATTCTGATGAAACAAATTCATGAATTGCCGAAAAATTGGCAAGAATAGCTTCTTTCTTGCTACCATCTTGATAGATTAGCAGGACTAAGCAGAGGGAAAGCTTCCCAGAACCGAGATGACGAAGGTGAAAGATCAAACGCGAACGGATTATCCTTAGCTGTTGTTGTATCATCAGAAATCTTGACTGGTTTAGCTTCAACTTGATGTACCTCTTGCTCAACGTCTTCTGCACCAGTTAGCCTCTGAACTAACTCCTTGAAGTTAACAGGCTCGACTCTGTAAACTTTAGGATGCATCCTCTGAGGCAAGCCCGTTACGGGTTTTTTCCATGGCTTTGCCGGTTGCTTACGGGTCGAATGAAGTGAGGAGTTATGAGAGAAACATGGTTGTGAAGTAGCTTCCATGACGATCAGAAGTTTCTGTAATACACAAATGATTTGAAGCGAAGTGTCTTACCTTGATGGCTTTGTGTGTACACATATAAGTATTTATAAGTGTGTGGACGGCATTATTATGTCAACGTTTTGAAGCGTGTAAGTCATTTTGGGTTTTATGATCTTCTTTTGCGGCTTACTTggtttttgacttttaagtGAAATGAATGGGAACGAGATGGGATGATTCATGGAATTGAAATGTCAACGTGGGTGTgctaactatttttattttcttgtttatttaaatGTTAGGTGAAAAGCAATGAGTACATTTTTGGATTAACgtagtttttgttaaaaaataatctagATGACATGGCAACGGTGTCATTAGTAACATGGCATTCAtgtcatcattatcatcaaatatGTGGTATCTAACGTCAGcagaatatataattttgcatataatttgataaattaggtatgtaatttaattttatttaaaagattaagtatatattaacGCATAAGAAATTATTagatataaattaaacatttgAACTTTGGTTGGGTGGTATGAAATAAGGTTGTGCCTTAATTAGTTACCTTCCGTTAGGATCCTGAAAACTGTTTAGGTCCACAACTACACAATAtaacaagcaaacaaaacttttgctTCCGAGTGTCAGAGTAAAAGCAATAATGTAAAGAGATATCTCGATAAGTGATGAGACTCAATTATCcgcatagaaaaaaaaaatatgtataacgGAGAAAGATATCCTATCTACAAACCTTGAATATCACTTTCCATACAATGCAAACATTTTAGAAATTGTTACATTTAcccaaaaatgatatattaaacttatCAAATCTATCACAATTGTGATCTACATGTTtttaagtaaaagaaaacatttggtTTTTGACATATTATAtcttaaactaaatataaattaatctCGAAGCCGCGGCTAAAAAATCGAGTTTTTCCCACTTAAAGCGAAGAATATAGCTAAAAGTGACGGCTAACATTTGGATATGTCGGTTTCTTCCGTCATTCGTAGTTTGGCTCGGTCCATGACCTCGGTCTCACCCCAAGTTGGATATACAACACCATCTCCATTGCCTTAAAGACATTGCTTTCATCCAAAACCTTGTTCCACACCCCACTCACTACGCAGTAATTGTTGTTATACGGTGCTCGGTGATGATTCATGTGATGTATCCGTGAAACAAGAAGCCCAATGTCTTGCAACCCAACCACAAGAGGTGGAAGCTTGCTCTTCGTTCCATGAGCCCAAGCATGGAACAACTGACAAAACAATACACAAAATGCAAACATGCTTACAAAGCCATGAACCACATGGTCATCAAAAGCAAGGTCTAGTGGGAGAACTATCAAGGTTGTGCCTCGAGCCATAAAATGTAGATTGTTTGCAAATTGCCGTTTGGTGATTGTCCATGGACACTTGTGATGATCTTGAGAGTCTTCGATATGGATTCCTACTAGAGGCGTAGACTCATCACCGTAGTTATCGGTGGCCCAGTGGTACACACCAGAACCTAGATCTGCTAAGATATACCCGGCGAAACCGGCTAAAGATGGTTCGAGCCAGAGATGAGAACCAAATGCTCCAATGATTGATTTGGAAAAAGAGACAAACACGGTGGTGCAGCCAGCTGCAACCCATAACCGGTGAGTCCATGTAGATTGTAGAGTTGGGTCGTTGGAGAGAGGAGGATTCACAAGTCGTTGCTCAACAACAAGCTTCATCTCATGGTTAGGCTGAGAGTTGGTGGTGGAAGTGACACGGAGAAACGATGGACGGTGGCTTCTTGGGATGTTGTTTGTGATGGGATTTAGAGTGTATTTGGTTTGAAGAGATGTAGCCATTGAAGCAGAGTATGTGATGTCTGAAAAGATATAtcaagtttcttgtttttttttccaaagctAAATAAAACAaggatatgtttttttttgtgacaggataaaaaaatcatttaaaagaGATAATTTTG
It encodes the following:
- a CDS encoding Kua-ubiquitin conjugating enzyme hybrid localization domain-containing protein (Kua-ubiquitin conjugating enzyme hybrid localisation domain; LOCATED IN: chloroplast; EXPRESSED IN: 21 plant structures; EXPRESSED DURING: 13 growth stages; CONTAINS InterPro DOMAIN/s: Kua-ubiquitin conjugating enzyme hybrid, localisation (InterPro:IPR019547); BEST Arabidopsis thaliana protein match is: fatty acid desaturase A (TAIR:AT4G27030.1); Has 226 Blast hits to 226 proteins in 95 species: Archae - 0; Bacteria - 21; Metazoa - 120; Fungi - 0; Plants - 47; Viruses - 3; Other Eukaryotes - 35 (source: NCBI BLink).), producing MATSLQTKYTLNPITNNIPRSHRPSFLRVTSTTNSQPNHEMKLVVEQRLVNPPLSNDPTLQSTWTHRLWVAAGCTTVFVSFSKSIIGAFGSHLWLEPSLAGFAGYILADLGSGVYHWATDNYGDESTPLVGIHIEDSQDHHKCPWTITKRQFANNLHFMARGTTLIVLPLDLAFDDHVVHGFVSMFAFCVLFCQLFHAWAHGTKSKLPPLVVGLQDIGLLVSRIHHMNHHRAPYNNNYCVVSGVWNKVLDESNVFKAMEMVLYIQLGVRPRSWTEPNYE
- a CDS encoding VQ motif-containing protein (VQ motif-containing protein; FUNCTIONS IN: molecular_function unknown; INVOLVED IN: biological_process unknown; LOCATED IN: chloroplast; EXPRESSED IN: 8 plant structures; EXPRESSED DURING: LP.06 six leaves visible, LP.04 four leaves visible, LP.10 ten leaves visible, LP.08 eight leaves visible, LP.12 twelve leaves visible; CONTAINS InterPro DOMAIN/s: VQ (InterPro:IPR008889); BEST Arabidopsis thaliana protein match is: VQ motif-containing protein (TAIR:AT4G37710.1); Has 33 Blast hits to 33 proteins in 8 species: Archae - 0; Bacteria - 0; Metazoa - 0; Fungi - 0; Plants - 33; Viruses - 0; Other Eukaryotes - 0 (source: NCBI BLink).), translated to MEATSQPCFSHNSSLHSTRKQPAKPWKKPVTGLPQRMHPKVYRVEPVNFKELVQRLTGAEDVEQEVHQVEAKPVKISDDTTTAKDNPFAFDLSPSSSRFWEAFPLLSPANLSRW